The following are from one region of the Geoalkalibacter subterraneus genome:
- a CDS encoding type II toxin-antitoxin system RelE/ParE family toxin, producing the protein MKKYRVVLAPDFLTDLFEVYQYVVFKDGKERARSLVKILEKAARRLEKFPDRGHVLPELAPMGIKDVQEITNGPYRIIYRVLDDAVHVVACIDGRRDVEQVLIQRSLRES; encoded by the coding sequence ATGAAAAAGTATAGGGTTGTGTTGGCTCCCGACTTTTTGACTGATCTTTTCGAAGTTTATCAATATGTGGTCTTCAAAGATGGCAAGGAGAGGGCCAGGTCTTTAGTTAAAATTTTGGAAAAGGCTGCACGGCGCCTGGAGAAGTTTCCGGATCGGGGACATGTCTTGCCAGAATTGGCTCCCATGGGAATCAAAGATGTGCAGGAAATCACGAACGGCCCTTATCGAATTATTTATAGGGTACTCGATGACGCCGTCCACGTGGTGGCCTGTATTGATGGCCGGCGGGATGTGGAGCAGGTTTTAATTCAGCGGTCTTTGCGAGAATCCTAG
- a CDS encoding phenylacetate--CoA ligase family protein: MEEQQWWSRAQLEELRFLKLRKLLLHAQANTPFYAERFKGAGFDPKRMQDVDDLKKIPVLSKAEIKRNLDKMTWSACPGGLHRYNTGGSSGEPLIFYFDRRRQAMDKAARMMTHRWWGCDVGDPELYLWGSPLEVKKQDRLKDLRDKLTNEMLISAFEISPQKVPEIYSSFEKFRPKSVFGYPSTIALFADMAAQQGLDLKRLGVQVVFSTAEVLYDHQRDAISGGFGKIPVVDSYGSREGGFVSHQCREGRHHLMDPNYVIEFVQDGRTVGEGEDGEIVLTHLDNWGMPFIRYQTGDVAQRGPAGCQCGRGLATMEKIQGRTTDFIVTPDGRWQHALSIIYVVRDIEGVEQFKILQEAVDDVRVLLVTNDMYPSDGDKRIDAGFKKRMGDVVQVQVEHVEDIPPEASGKFRYVVSKVARP, translated from the coding sequence TTGGAAGAGCAGCAGTGGTGGAGCCGCGCCCAGTTGGAGGAGCTGCGCTTTCTCAAGCTGCGAAAGTTGCTGCTGCATGCACAGGCCAATACCCCATTCTATGCTGAGCGCTTCAAGGGGGCCGGTTTCGATCCGAAGCGTATGCAGGATGTGGATGATCTTAAAAAAATACCGGTTCTTTCCAAGGCTGAAATCAAGCGTAATCTTGACAAAATGACTTGGTCGGCTTGCCCTGGCGGACTTCATCGGTACAATACAGGGGGGTCTTCCGGAGAGCCGTTGATTTTTTATTTTGACCGACGACGGCAGGCGATGGACAAGGCTGCGCGTATGATGACCCATCGTTGGTGGGGATGCGATGTGGGCGATCCGGAGCTTTACCTGTGGGGATCGCCGCTGGAAGTCAAGAAGCAGGACCGCTTGAAAGATCTTCGAGACAAGTTGACCAATGAAATGTTGATCAGCGCTTTTGAGATTTCGCCTCAGAAAGTTCCGGAAATTTATTCCTCCTTTGAGAAATTCCGTCCTAAAAGCGTCTTCGGCTATCCAAGCACGATCGCTTTGTTTGCTGACATGGCTGCGCAACAGGGGCTTGATCTCAAGCGCCTGGGGGTGCAGGTGGTGTTTTCCACGGCCGAGGTTCTTTACGATCATCAGCGGGATGCGATTTCCGGCGGGTTCGGGAAAATTCCAGTGGTGGACAGCTACGGCAGCCGCGAAGGCGGATTCGTCAGCCATCAGTGCCGCGAAGGGCGTCATCACCTGATGGATCCCAATTATGTGATCGAGTTTGTGCAGGACGGCCGCACGGTGGGCGAAGGCGAGGACGGTGAAATTGTTCTGACGCATCTCGACAACTGGGGCATGCCTTTTATCCGCTATCAGACTGGCGATGTGGCCCAGCGCGGCCCTGCGGGGTGTCAATGCGGCCGGGGGCTGGCCACCATGGAAAAGATCCAGGGACGTACTACCGATTTTATCGTTACGCCGGATGGCCGCTGGCAGCATGCGCTCTCCATCATCTACGTGGTGCGTGATATCGAAGGAGTGGAGCAGTTCAAGATCCTGCAGGAGGCGGTGGATGATGTCCGGGTTCTACTGGTGACCAACGATATGTATCCAAGTGACGGCGACAAGCGCATCGACGCTGGTTTCAAAAAGCGTATGGGGGATGTGGTGCAGGTCCAGGTGGAGCATGTCGAGGACATCCCGCCTGAGGCGTCGGGGAAATTCCGGTATGTTGTTTCAAAGGTTGCCCGCCCGTAG
- a CDS encoding DUF6364 family protein: MTTRKLTIRLPEEDVEFAKNYASKHGITLTELIDRYLKQLRRGAEGGIHPDILRFSGIIPAEIDTRKEYHEAMEDKHQ, encoded by the coding sequence ATGACAACACGCAAACTCACCATACGTTTACCGGAAGAAGACGTTGAATTTGCTAAAAATTACGCATCAAAACACGGAATCACGCTAACTGAACTCATCGATCGCTACCTCAAACAATTACGCAGAGGAGCCGAAGGGGGTATACATCCGGATATTCTGCGCTTCAGCGGAATTATCCCCGCAGAAATCGATACCCGCAAAGAATATCATGAGGCCATGGAGGATAAGCATCAATGA
- the rfbB gene encoding dTDP-glucose 4,6-dehydratase, producing the protein MKNLLVTGGCGFIGANFIRLALQQNSNIRIINLDCLTYAGNPKNLEGIAEGESYRFVRGDICDAGLVNDLFQEERIDTVVHFAAESHVDRSIEGPAQFIQTNIVGTFNLLEAARKAWAQGASDHRFLHVSTDEVYGSLGETGYFTEVTPYDPRSPYSASKASSDHLASAYFHTYGLPVLITNCSNNYGPYQFPEKLIPLMINNALNGKNLPVYGDGRNVRDWLYVEDHCEAILRVLEKGVLGETYNIGGNNERQNIQIVEAVCDLVDELADPLADGRSRRELISFVKDRPGHDRRYAIDASKIRDELGWEPKVVFEEGIRRTIGWYLDNPAWVESVLNGSYREYYEKMYGGR; encoded by the coding sequence TTGAAAAATCTACTCGTAACCGGCGGCTGCGGCTTTATCGGCGCCAACTTTATCCGTCTTGCCCTGCAGCAGAACTCGAACATTCGTATCATCAATCTCGATTGCCTGACCTATGCGGGCAACCCCAAAAATCTTGAAGGGATTGCGGAAGGGGAAAGTTACCGCTTTGTCAGGGGCGATATCTGCGACGCGGGTCTCGTGAATGATCTTTTTCAGGAAGAGCGGATCGACACGGTGGTTCATTTTGCCGCGGAAAGCCACGTGGATCGCAGCATCGAAGGGCCGGCGCAATTTATTCAGACCAACATCGTCGGCACCTTCAACCTGCTGGAAGCGGCCAGAAAGGCATGGGCGCAGGGTGCGTCTGATCACCGTTTTCTCCATGTCAGCACCGATGAGGTTTATGGATCCCTGGGCGAAACGGGTTACTTCACTGAAGTGACCCCCTATGATCCGCGCTCCCCGTATTCGGCCAGCAAGGCCTCTTCCGATCATCTGGCCAGCGCCTATTTTCATACCTACGGCCTGCCGGTGCTGATCACCAACTGTTCCAACAACTACGGCCCTTACCAGTTTCCGGAAAAGCTCATCCCCCTGATGATCAATAATGCTCTGAACGGCAAGAATCTTCCGGTTTACGGCGACGGCAGGAATGTGCGCGACTGGCTCTATGTCGAGGATCACTGCGAGGCCATTCTACGGGTTCTTGAGAAGGGGGTTTTGGGCGAGACGTACAACATCGGCGGCAACAACGAGCGGCAGAATATCCAGATCGTGGAAGCGGTCTGTGACCTGGTGGACGAGTTGGCCGACCCCCTTGCAGACGGTCGCAGCCGGCGCGAGTTGATCTCCTTTGTTAAAGACCGGCCCGGCCACGACCGCCGCTACGCCATTGACGCCTCGAAAATCCGTGACGAGCTGGGATGGGAGCCCAAAGTCGTTTTTGAGGAAGGCATCCGTCGCACCATCGGCTGGTATCTGGATAATCCGGCATGGGTTGAGAGTGTTCTTAACGGTAGCTATCGCGAATATTACGAGAAGATGTACGGGGGACGGTAA
- the prsK gene encoding XrtA/PEP-CTERM system histidine kinase PrsK, translating into MTHLSFIIISVSLAALYGAFLLFRKGAALWVVGLLLAFVAAGCLEAFDYLSLLRPEKLYLYKKWALIAESFLPLGWLFYSQRFSRTNGMSRIQWLFLLIAVMLPVAAVTIPLEQFFYSPDFGEEKLLFLGNPGYFFYITLMAVLIVSLVNLEITLMSAQRADRWKIKYEVIGAGVIIGFFIVYYSQSLLYRSIDMGLAPTRAAMPAVGIVLMAFSRLRRGDAGGVRLSPDMAYRSVVIFVVGLYFIGIALVGEGLKYFGESAQRSVLTVVAFAGFALLMAIFLSDRVKRRIKVTLHKHFYRSKYDYRQQWLEFTSRIGAARDGDDLSHKILSFFCEVFGFQGAGLYLEDRERGRYVQTARYERCSLAAEIDSKHPLMEKMRAREWIVDLEEDDPAGILSEASTSRCFYLVPLRTETQLEGMISLEGALNPSEKLTYEDYDLMKALGRQALAALMNVRLSQELSAAREMELMGRVSAFVLHDLKNLVSNLGLVVDNARDYIDDPEFQQDMMETLQGTVDKMKGLIQRLRNLQEKRDLQRDSVELRELVDEALGQVSHPAVEISGAEVETEVDAEEIRKVVLNLVLNALDATGNKGPVQVEVGRTASPFIRVSDEGEGMSEAFMRSRLFRPFETTKKKGFGIGLYQCRQIVEAHGGRIEVESEEGRGSTFTVWLP; encoded by the coding sequence ATGACCCATCTTTCCTTCATCATCATTTCTGTCTCCCTGGCGGCGCTGTATGGCGCTTTTTTACTGTTTCGCAAGGGGGCGGCACTCTGGGTGGTCGGTCTGCTGCTGGCGTTTGTTGCCGCCGGCTGTCTTGAGGCGTTTGACTACCTGTCTCTCCTGCGCCCTGAGAAACTCTATCTCTATAAAAAATGGGCCCTGATTGCGGAATCCTTTCTGCCGTTGGGGTGGCTTTTCTATTCTCAGCGCTTTTCCCGTACCAACGGGATGTCGCGCATCCAGTGGCTTTTTCTTTTGATTGCCGTCATGCTGCCGGTTGCGGCGGTGACAATCCCATTGGAGCAGTTTTTCTACAGCCCCGATTTCGGCGAGGAAAAGCTGCTGTTTCTCGGCAATCCCGGGTATTTTTTCTACATCACCCTGATGGCTGTTCTGATCGTCTCTCTGGTGAATCTGGAGATTACCTTGATGAGCGCCCAGCGCGCCGACCGTTGGAAGATCAAGTATGAGGTCATCGGCGCTGGGGTCATTATCGGTTTTTTTATCGTTTATTACAGCCAGAGCCTGCTGTACCGCTCGATCGACATGGGCCTTGCACCGACGCGCGCCGCGATGCCGGCGGTGGGCATTGTGCTGATGGCCTTTTCCCGCCTGCGTCGCGGTGATGCCGGCGGGGTGAGGCTGTCGCCGGATATGGCGTATCGCTCGGTGGTGATTTTTGTCGTCGGGCTCTATTTCATCGGCATTGCACTGGTGGGCGAGGGGCTGAAGTATTTTGGCGAATCCGCTCAGCGCTCGGTGCTGACGGTGGTGGCCTTTGCCGGGTTTGCCCTCCTGATGGCCATCTTTCTGTCCGATCGGGTCAAACGGCGCATCAAGGTGACCCTGCACAAGCACTTTTACCGCTCCAAATACGATTACCGCCAGCAGTGGCTGGAGTTCACCAGCCGTATCGGCGCGGCACGCGACGGGGATGACCTGTCTCATAAAATCCTTTCTTTTTTCTGCGAGGTTTTCGGATTTCAGGGGGCCGGACTTTACCTCGAGGATCGGGAGCGGGGGCGCTACGTTCAAACGGCGCGCTATGAACGGTGTTCGCTGGCTGCGGAAATCGATTCGAAACATCCTTTGATGGAAAAGATGCGCGCACGGGAGTGGATTGTCGATCTGGAGGAGGATGACCCCGCCGGCATTCTGTCTGAGGCGAGTACTTCGCGCTGTTTCTACCTGGTGCCGTTGCGGACGGAGACGCAGCTGGAGGGGATGATCTCACTTGAAGGTGCGCTCAACCCATCGGAGAAGCTCACCTACGAAGACTACGATCTGATGAAGGCCCTGGGGCGGCAGGCACTGGCTGCGCTCATGAACGTGCGGCTGTCGCAGGAGCTGTCCGCCGCGCGCGAGATGGAGCTGATGGGGCGCGTGTCGGCCTTTGTCCTGCACGATCTCAAGAATCTCGTTTCCAACCTGGGGTTGGTGGTCGACAACGCGCGGGATTACATTGATGACCCCGAGTTCCAGCAGGACATGATGGAAACGCTTCAGGGCACGGTCGATAAGATGAAGGGGCTTATTCAGCGTCTGCGCAACCTGCAGGAGAAGCGCGACTTGCAGCGTGACTCAGTCGAACTTCGAGAACTTGTGGATGAAGCCCTGGGACAGGTATCTCATCCGGCTGTAGAGATTTCGGGTGCCGAGGTCGAGACGGAAGTGGATGCGGAAGAGATCCGCAAGGTGGTGCTCAACCTGGTTCTCAACGCCCTGGATGCCACCGGCAACAAGGGTCCGGTCCAGGTCGAGGTGGGACGAACCGCTTCTCCCTTCATCCGGGTCTCCGATGAAGGGGAGGGGATGTCGGAGGCGTTCATGCGCAGCCGCCTGTTCCGCCCTTTCGAGACGACCAAGAAGAAAGGCTTTGGTATCGGTCTCTATCAATGCCGCCAGATCGTTGAGGCGCATGGTGGGCGGATTGAGGTCGAGAGCGAGGAAGGCAGGGGGAGCACTTTTACCGTCTGGTTGCCCTGA
- a CDS encoding type II toxin-antitoxin system VapC family toxin codes for MKLLLDLNIFLDVVQKRQPHYDASAKILDFALKKNCGCIAAHALATLHYLVEKYAGKHQADELIDWLLQNFSVIPADKAIFLRARNLQFSDFEDAVICASAEKKACDFIITRNSKDFPGSTIPALTPGEFFAM; via the coding sequence ATGAAGCTCCTGCTTGATCTCAATATTTTTCTCGATGTTGTCCAGAAAAGGCAGCCACACTATGACGCTTCCGCCAAAATCCTTGATTTCGCGTTAAAAAAAAACTGCGGCTGCATCGCTGCACATGCACTGGCCACCCTTCACTACCTCGTTGAAAAATACGCAGGCAAACACCAAGCAGATGAATTGATCGACTGGCTGCTGCAGAACTTTTCTGTCATACCGGCCGACAAAGCAATTTTTCTCCGCGCCAGGAATTTACAATTCTCCGACTTTGAGGATGCTGTCATTTGCGCATCAGCAGAAAAGAAAGCCTGTGATTTTATCATCACCCGCAACAGCAAGGATTTCCCAGGCTCGACCATCCCTGCCCTGACACCCGGGGAATTTTTTGCCATGTAG
- a CDS encoding TIGR03790 family protein: protein MKNALFLLLFLLLLPCFAHALQPAEVAVVCNSFVEESMSLAEYYMKARGIPSKNLIKIRPPHKESVSRRDYERDIAAPIRKVLENEFSPGTIRALVVMYGVPLRVGAPQRTDEEEERLQQLTTRRDELRASLKGEDVSEEKRSAAEKQLKIISNALKDLSKKGYSAAVDSELTLVLANDYPLADWVDNPFFLGNKDKLSSMPVGRDDVLMVSRLDGPSPAIVRRMIDDSLAAEEKGLQGRAYFDARWKRPAGTDVSGSGFYDLSIHLAAERVRKSGRMPVVVNDDDTLFQPGEAPEAALYCGWYSLARYVDAFEWRPGSIGIHIASQECQTLRSGSSRVWCKRMLEEGAAAVVGPVGEPYLQAYPVPEAFFSMLVDGYYTLVESYMLSLPWLSWKMVLVGDPLYRPFAAK, encoded by the coding sequence ATGAAAAACGCACTGTTTTTACTCCTCTTTTTGCTTCTCCTTCCCTGCTTCGCCCATGCCCTTCAACCCGCTGAAGTGGCCGTGGTGTGCAATAGTTTCGTCGAAGAGAGCATGTCTCTGGCTGAATACTACATGAAAGCGCGCGGCATCCCGTCAAAAAACCTGATCAAGATTCGACCGCCCCACAAAGAATCGGTTTCGCGCAGAGATTATGAACGTGACATCGCCGCCCCGATTCGCAAGGTGCTTGAGAACGAATTTTCGCCGGGAACTATCCGTGCCTTGGTCGTGATGTATGGCGTCCCCTTGCGGGTTGGAGCGCCACAGAGAACCGACGAGGAGGAAGAGCGACTCCAGCAATTGACAACCCGCAGAGATGAATTGCGCGCAAGCCTCAAAGGGGAAGATGTTTCTGAGGAAAAGCGCAGCGCGGCAGAGAAGCAGCTCAAGATCATCTCCAATGCATTGAAAGATCTGAGCAAAAAAGGGTACAGCGCGGCAGTCGATTCGGAACTGACGCTGGTTTTGGCGAACGATTATCCCCTGGCGGATTGGGTCGACAATCCCTTTTTTCTTGGAAATAAAGACAAGCTTTCATCCATGCCCGTCGGCCGTGATGATGTTCTGATGGTCAGTCGCCTGGATGGCCCAAGTCCTGCAATCGTCAGACGTATGATTGATGATTCACTGGCGGCGGAAGAGAAGGGGTTGCAAGGCAGGGCTTACTTTGATGCCCGCTGGAAGCGCCCTGCCGGCACGGATGTAAGCGGGTCGGGCTTTTATGACCTGTCGATTCACCTGGCCGCGGAGCGGGTGCGTAAAAGCGGTCGCATGCCGGTGGTCGTCAACGATGATGACACGCTTTTTCAACCGGGTGAGGCCCCTGAAGCGGCTTTGTACTGCGGCTGGTACAGCTTGGCCCGTTATGTCGATGCCTTTGAGTGGCGCCCTGGATCAATCGGAATCCACATTGCCAGCCAGGAGTGCCAGACACTGCGCAGCGGCAGCAGCAGGGTCTGGTGCAAGCGCATGCTAGAGGAGGGCGCTGCGGCGGTTGTCGGCCCGGTGGGTGAACCCTATCTGCAGGCGTATCCTGTGCCGGAGGCATTCTTCAGCATGCTGGTTGACGGATATTACACGCTGGTAGAGAGCTATATGTTAAGCCTGCCGTGGCTGTCCTGGAAAATGGTTCTGGTCGGCGATCCGTTGTATCGCCCGTTTGCAGCGAAATGA
- the rfbD gene encoding dTDP-4-dehydrorhamnose reductase, translating into MIHDASSPLKTALIGANGMLAQMVRLEAPRQWDIVPLDLPDFDLTDREQVLETLTELQPDVIINCAAYTNVDGCESEQDIAFAVNGEGPKHLAEAALACDATLVHISTDYVFSGDKDEPYTEEDAPSPKSVYGQSKLAGEKAIVESGLDRFFIVRTSWLYGPGGKNFVETVLRLTAEREELRIVADQTGSPTMTRDLAQALFNLLATERYGIYHFSDEGACSWYDFACAIVELAKVSGMPVNARKIHPIRTEEFPLPAPRPRYSVFSKEKYRTVTRQEIPRWQDSLKDYFKIRSQVDES; encoded by the coding sequence ATGATTCATGACGCATCCTCACCGCTTAAAACCGCCCTGATCGGAGCAAACGGCATGCTGGCGCAGATGGTGCGCCTGGAAGCCCCGAGGCAGTGGGATATTGTGCCGTTGGACCTTCCCGATTTCGATCTGACGGACAGGGAGCAGGTGCTGGAAACTCTGACTGAGCTGCAACCCGATGTGATCATCAACTGCGCAGCCTACACCAACGTGGACGGGTGCGAGAGCGAGCAGGATATTGCCTTCGCAGTCAACGGCGAAGGGCCTAAACATCTGGCTGAAGCTGCCTTGGCCTGTGATGCCACCCTGGTGCATATCTCGACCGATTACGTATTTTCAGGCGATAAGGACGAACCTTATACTGAAGAGGACGCTCCCTCCCCCAAATCGGTCTATGGCCAGTCGAAGCTCGCCGGCGAAAAAGCAATTGTGGAGAGCGGCCTGGATCGATTTTTCATTGTGCGCACCAGTTGGCTGTATGGCCCCGGAGGCAAGAACTTTGTCGAGACTGTTCTGCGCCTGACGGCAGAGCGCGAGGAATTGCGCATCGTGGCTGATCAGACCGGCAGCCCGACCATGACCCGGGATCTGGCCCAGGCTTTGTTCAATCTGCTGGCGACAGAGCGCTATGGAATCTATCATTTTTCAGACGAAGGTGCCTGCAGCTGGTATGATTTTGCGTGCGCCATTGTCGAATTGGCCAAAGTCAGTGGAATGCCCGTCAATGCGCGCAAAATCCATCCCATTCGCACAGAGGAGTTCCCCCTGCCTGCGCCGCGGCCCCGCTATTCGGTTTTTTCGAAAGAGAAATACCGGACGGTGACGCGGCAGGAGATCCCGCGCTGGCAGGACAGTTTGAAGGATTATTTTAAAATTCGGAGTCAAGTTGATGAATCATAA
- the rfbC gene encoding dTDP-4-dehydrorhamnose 3,5-epimerase codes for MQVIKTEIPDVLIVEPKVFGDDRGFFFESYNERAWQQATGLQRHFVQDNHSRSQKGVLRGLHYQLQQPQGKLVRAVLGEVFDVAVDLRQGSETFGRWVGVRLSAENKRQLWIPEGFAHGFLVLSDVAEFLYKTTDYYAPEHERTLAWDDESVGIEWPLDGEPLLSQKDQHGVSLKQAPVYDGEQGPLIG; via the coding sequence GTGCAGGTCATAAAAACGGAAATCCCCGACGTCCTGATTGTCGAACCGAAGGTGTTCGGCGATGATCGGGGCTTTTTCTTCGAAAGTTACAATGAGCGGGCATGGCAGCAGGCCACGGGATTGCAGCGCCATTTTGTGCAGGATAACCATTCCCGCTCACAGAAGGGTGTCCTGCGGGGGCTGCATTACCAGCTCCAGCAGCCGCAGGGCAAACTCGTGCGCGCCGTACTGGGCGAAGTATTCGATGTGGCTGTTGATCTCAGGCAGGGAAGCGAGACCTTCGGTCGCTGGGTCGGTGTGAGACTCAGCGCTGAGAACAAGCGTCAGCTCTGGATCCCGGAAGGGTTTGCCCATGGGTTTCTGGTGCTGTCGGATGTGGCGGAGTTTCTTTATAAAACCACCGATTATTATGCGCCGGAGCATGAGCGTACCCTGGCCTGGGATGATGAGTCGGTAGGTATTGAGTGGCCTCTGGATGGAGAGCCGCTTCTTTCGCAGAAAGATCAGCACGGGGTGTCTTTGAAGCAAGCGCCTGTCTATGATGGGGAGCAAGGGCCTCTTATTGGCTGA
- the xrtA gene encoding exosortase A, translating to MKSIRINYPAVLAGILFIAAFWFVFGRAISGMVYDWEVDPNYSHGFLIPFISGYLVWQKREALARIEVDRSWFGLLVIAAGLGLFLVGSVAGESFTMRFSMLVVLGGTLLFAFGWGIFRELAFPYAFLIFMIPLPYILYDAIAFPLKLMITEYSVAVLKLFGVPVMREGNIIHLTSTTLEVADACSGIRSMISLLALSTAMAYFFLARRWKQIVLVALAIPIAMLANAIRVIGTGLLASRYGAGVAQGFFHEFAGLVIFAVAMVMLMISSAILSKIGGEK from the coding sequence ATGAAATCAATCCGCATTAATTATCCCGCCGTACTGGCCGGGATCCTTTTTATTGCCGCTTTCTGGTTTGTCTTCGGCAGGGCGATTTCAGGCATGGTGTATGACTGGGAAGTGGATCCGAATTATTCCCATGGTTTTCTGATCCCGTTCATCTCCGGTTATCTTGTATGGCAGAAACGCGAGGCGCTTGCCCGCATCGAGGTTGATCGCTCCTGGTTCGGCCTGCTGGTGATTGCGGCCGGCCTGGGTTTGTTTTTGGTAGGTTCTGTGGCCGGTGAATCGTTCACCATGCGCTTTTCCATGCTGGTGGTGCTGGGCGGGACGCTGCTGTTTGCTTTTGGCTGGGGGATATTTCGTGAACTTGCTTTCCCTTATGCCTTTTTAATTTTCATGATTCCGCTGCCCTATATTCTCTATGATGCCATTGCCTTTCCCTTGAAGCTGATGATCACCGAATATTCCGTTGCGGTGCTGAAACTGTTCGGAGTGCCCGTGATGCGCGAGGGCAACATCATTCATCTGACCAGTACGACCCTTGAGGTGGCTGATGCCTGCAGCGGCATCCGTTCCATGATCTCGCTTCTGGCGCTCTCTACGGCGATGGCCTATTTTTTCCTGGCGCGCAGGTGGAAGCAGATTGTCCTGGTTGCCCTGGCGATTCCCATCGCCATGCTGGCCAATGCCATTCGCGTGATCGGGACCGGTCTTTTGGCGAGCCGCTACGGGGCTGGAGTTGCTCAAGGCTTTTTTCATGAATTTGCGGGCCTGGTGATTTTTGCCGTGGCGATGGTGATGCTGATGATCTCATCGGCAATTCTGAGCAAGATCGGAGGGGAAAAATGA
- the rfbA gene encoding glucose-1-phosphate thymidylyltransferase RfbA, with protein MNHNGIKKGIILAGGAGTRLYPLTLVASKQLQPVYDKPMIYYPLATLMAAGIRDILIISTPQDVPRFEDLLGDGSRWGIRLSYAVQPEPKGIAQAFLIGEDFIAGDSVCLILGDNLFYGKMGLDRIVADFKGGARVFGYPVTDPERYGVVEFDREGKVLSIEEKPQKPKSHYAVPGLYLYDGKVVELARNLKPSARGELEITDLNLEYLHRDELMVEKLGRGIAWLDTGTHMSLLEASHFIGTLEARQGLKIACLEEIAFSRGFIDERQMRSVIDQTPKSSYREYLEAVLRWHEGEV; from the coding sequence ATGAATCATAACGGTATTAAAAAAGGAATTATTCTCGCCGGCGGGGCCGGGACTCGTCTGTATCCGCTGACGCTGGTGGCCAGCAAACAGCTTCAGCCGGTTTACGACAAGCCCATGATTTATTACCCGCTTGCCACCCTCATGGCGGCAGGCATCCGTGATATCCTGATTATCTCAACCCCGCAGGATGTACCGCGTTTTGAGGATCTGCTGGGAGACGGCAGCCGCTGGGGGATAAGACTCAGCTATGCAGTGCAGCCTGAACCGAAAGGGATCGCCCAGGCGTTTCTGATCGGTGAGGATTTTATCGCCGGCGATTCGGTCTGCCTGATCCTTGGGGACAACCTGTTTTACGGAAAGATGGGGCTTGATCGCATCGTTGCGGACTTTAAGGGAGGCGCACGCGTATTCGGCTATCCGGTGACGGACCCGGAACGCTATGGGGTTGTCGAATTCGACCGTGAGGGTAAGGTTTTAAGTATCGAGGAAAAGCCGCAGAAGCCCAAATCACATTATGCGGTTCCCGGTCTTTATCTTTATGACGGCAAGGTGGTTGAGCTGGCCCGCAATCTTAAGCCCTCCGCCCGCGGCGAACTGGAAATCACGGATTTAAACCTTGAGTACCTTCATCGTGATGAGTTGATGGTGGAAAAGCTCGGGCGCGGGATCGCCTGGCTCGATACCGGTACTCACATGAGCCTGCTCGAGGCCAGTCACTTCATCGGGACCCTTGAAGCACGCCAGGGACTCAAAATTGCCTGCCTGGAGGAGATTGCCTTCTCCAGGGGATTTATCGACGAGCGGCAGATGCGCTCTGTCATCGACCAGACTCCCAAGTCGAGCTATCGTGAATACCTGGAAGCGGTTCTGCGGTGGCATGAAGGCGAGGTGTGA
- a CDS encoding exosortase C-terminal domain/associated protein EpsI: MIARLVIVALALGIFGWYVQGHSFHERMPLQAPLYEFPRQMNGWQGKDHFFSEGILDQLQVSDYIMRLYRHDDRGVSLYLGYYETQGEGAQIHSPRHCLPGGGWYGESDEVRQITVGDREIDVVQAVYRKDDSQEVFVYWYQMKNATITNDYMLKVQMVLNSLKYGRNDAAFVRLSAPVTSSVEEAVTRIEDFMEDFVPHLDRFLPE; the protein is encoded by the coding sequence ATGATTGCGCGATTGGTGATAGTCGCTCTGGCGCTCGGTATTTTTGGCTGGTACGTCCAGGGTCACTCATTCCATGAGAGGATGCCCCTGCAGGCGCCCTTGTATGAATTTCCCCGGCAAATGAATGGATGGCAGGGCAAAGATCATTTCTTCAGCGAAGGCATCCTTGACCAGCTGCAGGTGTCGGACTACATCATGCGGCTTTACCGTCATGATGACCGAGGCGTCTCTCTTTATCTCGGCTATTATGAGACTCAGGGCGAGGGGGCTCAGATTCATTCTCCAAGACACTGTCTACCGGGCGGGGGATGGTATGGCGAGTCTGATGAGGTGCGGCAGATCACTGTCGGAGACCGCGAGATCGACGTGGTGCAGGCGGTCTACCGCAAGGATGATTCCCAGGAGGTTTTTGTTTACTGGTATCAGATGAAAAATGCCACAATTACAAATGATTATATGTTGAAAGTTCAGATGGTTTTGAACTCTCTGAAGTATGGACGAAACGATGCGGCTTTCGTCCGTTTGTCTGCGCCTGTGACCAGTTCTGTGGAAGAGGCGGTGACGCGTATTGAGGATTTCATGGAAGACTTTGTGCCGCATCTTGATCGGTTTCTGCCGGAGTAA